A window from Gorilla gorilla gorilla isolate KB3781 chromosome 21, NHGRI_mGorGor1-v2.1_pri, whole genome shotgun sequence encodes these proteins:
- the DEFB121 gene encoding beta-defensin 121 isoform X1 encodes MKLLLLLLTVTLLLAQVTPVMKCWGKSGRCRTTCKESEVYYILCKTEAKCCVDPKYVPVKPKLTDTNTSLESTSAV; translated from the exons ATGAAGCTCCTTCTTCTGCTTTTGACTGTTACTCTGCTCCTGGCCCAGGTCACCCCAG TCATGAAATGTTGGGGCAAGTCAGGCAGGTGCAGAACAACATGTAAAGAAAGTgaagtatactatatattatgcaAAACTGAGGCTAAGTGCTGTGTGGATCCCAAGTATGTACCTGTAAAACCAAAATTAACAGACACAAATACAAGCCTGGAATCAACTTCTGCAGTCTGA
- the DEFB121 gene encoding beta-defensin 121 isoform X2 encodes MFQEVKEVMKCWGKSGRCRTTCKESEVYYILCKTEAKCCVDPKYVPVKPKLTDTNTSLESTSAV; translated from the exons ATGTTTCAAGAAGTCAAGGAAG TCATGAAATGTTGGGGCAAGTCAGGCAGGTGCAGAACAACATGTAAAGAAAGTgaagtatactatatattatgcaAAACTGAGGCTAAGTGCTGTGTGGATCCCAAGTATGTACCTGTAAAACCAAAATTAACAGACACAAATACAAGCCTGGAATCAACTTCTGCAGTCTGA